GCTCTTTCTGGGAATTTATCCTCAAGAATTATACCTTCACTTAAGGCTTCTTTTACTATCCCAATTTCCTGTTTTTTCTTTTCGAATTCTTCAGGAGTATACGGTAAAATGTCCACATCTTGATTGATAGTCCAAAATAAAAGAACCTGTTCAATTCTTTTAAGGAAATGTACACCCTCAAATTTTTCACTTACAATGATAAAATCGTAGTCGCTTTCTTTCAGGTATTCATTTCTAGCCCTGCTGCCAAATAGAAGGATTAAGTTCGGGCTAAAATTCTTTTTTAGATTATACAAAAAATCGTTTAGTTCTCTAATTCCTTCTTGACCCATTTTACCACGCCTTTTGCAATTTTTAACCTTTCTTTCGCTATTTCATCATCATAAAGTTCATAAGGAACTCCATGAGCAGCATCTGGATAGCGGGTTATAACAAAATCAGGACTTAATTTCCGAAGTCCGCTAAAAAATTCATCTGGAATTTTAACACTTTTTCCCAAAAAAAGTAATGAATGAGTCGGACCTGGAGATTCTTTAACTGTATGAATATAAAGTGCCTTAAGCGCCTTTTCAGTGGCCTGCTGAGATAAAAATGCCACCACATAATACTCTTTTATTTCAAAATTTTTAGAAGCACTTTCCAGGTCTTTCAGGGCCTGTTTCCACCAGTTAGAAACTTCTTCTCTCATTTTAAACCTCTAATATTATTTATGGCATCAAAGTATTAAAGTTTATGACACTTATTTCAAGGTAATTGATCTTTCTAGGCGCATGAATTTCATGATGCAAAAAATAGAATTGGTATGTCCAAACTGGAATTTCCTTTACCCGCTCAAAGATTCGGCAAAATCGATTTACATTCGGCTAAAAACAATTCTGCACCCTTAATTATAATTAATGCTTCTTCTTTATCTAATTCCAAAAATAAACCATAATCCGCCTCTTCTCGATCTTCTTGAGCTCTTGTAAGCAGATCGAAGAGTTCCTTTTTAAATTTCTCTTCCTTTACAAAAAGGAGTCCAAATTGCGAAATTAAACCTCTATATGTCCTTGGATAACTATCTTTTTTAGATAACAAAGCCCTAGCTGTCAAAAATTCTTTGAATTTTTGCAGCCCGAAAAATCTCTGATTTTTCGACGGCTGCGAAAAACATCGCATAATATGCTCTGCTTACAGCATCACCATAGAAGCCACTCTCAAAAAGAGTTTTAGCTGCCAGAAGCTTCTCATCTGAATTTTTTACCAAAAGTTTTACATCATCCAAGTACCACACCTTCTCTTTTGATATT
The sequence above is a segment of the Methanobacterium bryantii genome. Coding sequences within it:
- a CDS encoding HEPN domain-containing protein gives rise to the protein MTARALLSKKDSYPRTYRGLISQFGLLFVKEEKFKKELFDLLTRAQEDREEADYGLFLELDKEEALIIIKGAELFLAECKSILPNL
- a CDS encoding HEPN domain-containing protein, whose amino-acid sequence is MVKNSDEKLLAAKTLFESGFYGDAVSRAYYAMFFAAVEKSEIFRAAKIQRIFDS
- a CDS encoding nucleotidyltransferase domain-containing protein; protein product: MGQEGIRELNDFLYNLKKNFSPNLILLFGSRARNEYLKESDYDFIIVSEKFEGVHFLKRIEQVLLFWTINQDVDILPYTPEEFEKKKQEIGIVKEALSEGIILEDKFPERAAVY
- a CDS encoding HEPN domain-containing protein; the encoded protein is MREEVSNWWKQALKDLESASKNFEIKEYYVVAFLSQQATEKALKALYIHTVKESPGPTHSLLFLGKSVKIPDEFFSGLRKLSPDFVITRYPDAAHGVPYELYDDEIAKERLKIAKGVVKWVKKELEN